The nucleotide window CGCACGCGCTGGCGGCCACGTTGGGCCTGGGCTTCCAGCGCGTGCAGTTCACCTCGGACCTGCTGCCGGCCGACGTGCTGGGCGTGTCGGTGTACGACGCGCAGGCGCGCGCCTTCACTTTCCATCCCGGGCCGGTCTTCACCAACGTGCTGCTGGCGGATGAGATCAATCGTGCCCCGCCCCGCACCCAGAGCGCCCTGCTGGAAGCGATGGCCGAGCACCAGGTCACCCTGGATGGCGCCACCCATGCGCTGCCGGCGCCGTTCTTCGTGATCGCCACGCAGAATCCGGTGGACCTGTCGGGCACCTACCCCCTGCCCGACTCGCAGCTGGACCGTTTCCTGCTGCGGCTGGCGCTGGGCTACCCCAGCCCGGCATCCGAACGCGAACTGCTGGCGGGCAGCGATCGGCGCGTGCTGATCGCACAGGCCCTGCCGCTGTTGTCCGCCGACGACGTGCTTGCGCTGCGCGCTGCGGTGAACGATGTCCACGCCAGCGATGCGCTGATCGACTACGTGCAGGCCCTGCTGTCGCGCAGCCGGCAGCACCCGGGCGTGCGGGTCGGCCTGTCGCCGCGCGCCGGCATCGCCCTGCTGCGCGCGGCGCGCGCCTATGCGTTGTTGCTGGGACGCAGCCATGTGCTGCCCGACGATGTGCAGGCCCTGTTCGCGGCCGTGGCCGCGCATCGCCTGGTGCCGGAAGCGGAAGCGGCGTCGGCCGCCACGCTGGCCAAGGCCATCCTGCACGCGGTACCGGTGGACTGAGGGTGGCGATGCAGGCATCGGCGGCCCGGTGGCTGGCCCAGTGGGCGCGGCCACGCGCGGTGGAGGTGCTGCCGGTCCGCCTGGACCGTCGCCGGGTCTACGTGCTGCCCACGCGGTTCGGGCTGTTCTACGCTGCCCTCGTTTTCACCATGGCGCTGGGCGCGCTGAACTACAACAACAATCCGGCCCTGCTGCTGGCCCTGCTGCTGGGCGCCACGGCGATGGCCAGCCTGATCTTCGCCCACCTGCAGCTGTCCGGTCTGCGCGTGGACGCCGTGTCGGCCGATCCGGTGTTCGCGGGTGAGCGGCTGCGGGTGCACGTGGCGCTGTCCGCGCGCGATGCGCGCCGACGGAACGGTCTGCGGCTGGATGCGCTGGGCGCCGGCACGTTCGTGCCGCCGCTGCCGCCCGAAGGGAGTGCGGTGGCCGAGTTGTATCTGGATACGCACCAGCGCGGCTGGCACGACATCGGCCGGATGCGGGTATCGACCACACAGCCGCTGGGACTGGCGCGCGCGTGGTCCTGGGTCTGGCCGTCGCCGTTGCTGGTGTATCCGGCGCCCGAAGTCCAGGGACCGCCGCTGCCCGAAGGCGGGCGCACCGGCCAGCATGCCCGCCTGGATCCGGCCGGCGACGATGTCCACCACCTGCGCGGCTATCGACCCGGCGATGCGCCGCGCACGATCGCGTGGAAACCATCGGCCCGCCGGGACACCCTGCTGGTGCGCGAATACGAGCAGCCGGTAGGCATCGAGGTGCTGCTCGCATGGGATGCGCTGGGCGCGCTGCCCTACGAACAGCGCATCCGGCGCCTCGCGCACTGGGTGGAACAGGCCGAGCGGGCAGATCGCCGCTACCGCCTCGCCCTGCCCGGCCAGCCGGCCCTGGGGCCCTCCCAGGGCCCTGCCCACCGTCATCTCTGCCTGCGCGCGCTCGCGCTGATGCCGCATGCCGATGCCGCACGCTGACGCCGCCATCCTTCCTGATCGCGACAGCCGCCTGTGGACGCTGGCCAGTGCCGCGCTGTGCCTGCTGGCGCTGCTGGTGCAACTGCCGACCACGCTCGCCCTCGGCCTGGGTGCGACGGGACTGGTGCTGACCGCTGCATCCTGGCGGCGGCCGCTTCCGGCATTCGTGCGCATCCTGCTGGCGCTGGCGATGCTGGCGGCGGTGCTGTCGGTCACCGGGTTCCGCTTCGGTCGCGACACCGGCTGTGCGCTGCTGGCCGCGATGCTGGCCATCAAGCCCGGCGAGACCCGCAGCCTGCGCGACCACCGCAGCCTGGTGGGCTTTGCCCTGTTCGCGCCCTTCGCGGCATTCCTGCTCGACCAGGGGCCCCTGACCATGGCGCTGGGGGCACTGGGCATCGGCAGCGCCCTGGTCGCCCTGCACCGGCTGGCCGACGTGGAGGCGCACAGCGTGGCCACGGGACCGGACGTGGTGCCCCGCATGGCGCTGGTGGGGCGGCTGGTGCTGATCGGCTTGCCGCTGGTGCTGGCGGCGTTCTGGTTGTTCCCGCGTTTCGCCACCCCGCTGTGGGGCGTGCCCGAACGGGCGCTGTCCAAACCGGGCCTGGGCGAGGACATGTCGCCCGGCGGTTGGCTGGACCTGATGGCGGACGAAGATCCGGCCCTGCGCGCGCAGTTCTTCGGCGCCACACCGCCACCCGAGCAGATGTACTGGCGCGGCCCGGTCATGTGGAACTACGACGGCCGCACCTGGACCCAGGCCCCGTGGCTGCGCGGCCTGCCGCCTGCGCGCGTGCAGCACGGCCAGCGGCAATGGGACTACCAGCTCGAAGTCGAGCCCACCGACCGCCGCCAGTTGGTCGCGCTCGACCTGGCGGTCGAAGCGCCGGAGGGCGCGCACCTGGCCAACGACTACGGCATGACGGTGCGCACGCCGCTCAGCGCGCTGACCCGGTGGCGCATGCGCGCGTCCACGCCGGCAAGCTTCGAAGCCACGTTGCCGCACCTGCTGCGCCAGCAGGCCCTGCAGTTGCCCAACGGATTCGACCCGCGCACGCGCGCCATGGCCGCCCAGTGGCGGCGCGAAGCCGGCGCGGACGATGCGGCGCTGGTCCGGCGCGCCCTGGACTGGATCCGCGCCGAGTTCGCCTACACCCTGGAATCCCCGCTGCCCGGCCGCAACGCGGTCGACGAGTTCCTGTTCGACCGCAAGCAGGGCTATTGCGAACATTTCAGTTCCGCCTTCGTCGTGCTGATGCGCGGGGCGGGCGTGCCGGCACGCGTGGTCACCGGCTACACGGGCGGGGTGTACAACCGCCTGGGCGGCTACTGGGTGGTCCGGCAGATGGACGCCCATGCCTGGGCCGAGGTGTGGTTGTCCGGACGCGGCTGGGTGCGCGTGGACCCGACCGCGGCGGTCGCACCCGAGCGCATCTACGACACGCTGGACGACCGCATCGGCGAGGGAGTGGACGCGGGCCGCCTGACGCTGGAAGGTTTCGGCAGCGTCAGCGACTGGCTGCGCCGCGGCTGGAACGACCTGGTGCTGGGCTTCGATGCGCAGCGGCAGGCGCGCCTGCTGGAGCGGTTGGGCGGCAACGGGCTGGGGTCCCGCGGACTGGCGCTGCTGTTCGGCCTGTTCGCAGTGGCGACCCTGGCCTGGATGGCGTGGTTCCTGGCACGGGGCGAACGCGAGCGCGATCCGCTGCTGCGGGCCTGGCATCGCCTGGATGCCCGCTATGCCCGCCTGGGTCTGGGCCGCGAACCGCATGAAACCGCCGGCGACTGGGCGCGACGCGTGGCGGCGCGCCGTCCACAAGGCGCCAATCTGCTGTTTTCGCTCAGCCGCCGTTTCGCCGCTGCGCGCTACGCTCCGAGCAAGGGGGACCAGCGGGCTCTTATCGAAGACCTGCGCCGGCACCGCCCATAACCGCTGGAGACTGGCCATGAACCTTCGCTTCGCTGTCCTTGCCGCAGCCGCCGCGCTGCTTTCCGCCTGCGCAACGGCCCCCAAGCCGCTGCAGGGCAGCTTCACCCAGGTCAATCCGCGCGACGCGGTGGCCACGCCCCAGGTGGGCGCGCCGGTCCGCTGGGGCGGCCGGATCATCAGCACCACGCCGGGGCCGAACGCGACCTGCTTCCAACTGGTGTCGCGTCCGCTGGGCGCCACGGGCCGGCCGCTTTCGTCCGCACCGGATGCCACCGACGGCCGTTTCATCGCATGCCGGGCCGGCTTCTACGACCCGGCCGTGTTCGCCGAAGGCCGCGAGGTGACCTTCATCGGCAAGATCGAGGGCTACGAAACGGCACGCATCGGCGAATACGACTACCAGTTGCCGCGCGTCGCCGCCGACGTGGTGTACCTGTGGCCGGAAGTGCGTGAAGTGGAAGTGCGCCCCTACCCGTATTACGACCCGTTCTGGGGACCGCGCTGGGGTTACTGGGGCTGGTGGTGACGGGGCAGCCGCGCAGATGGAGAAAAGCCGCTCGATGAGCGGCTTTTTTCATGGGCCCGCATCGCTCAGGCGGACGTCCCGAAGCGCCCCAGCGGTGCGCCGGCCAGCAGGTGCAGGTGGATGTGGAACACGGTCTGGCCCGCATGCTCGCGGCAGTTCATGACGATGCGGTAACCGTCCTGCGCGAAGCCTTCGCGGCGCGCGTACTCGGCCGCCGCCAGCGCCAGCTTGCCGATCAGGTGCGCCTGGTCCTGGCGCAGGTCGTCCAGGGTGGGGATGGCCTCGTTCTTGGGGATGAAGAGCACGTGCACCGGCGCCTGCGGCGCGATGTCCTTGAAGCCCAGCACCTCCTCGTCCTCGTAGACGATGGTGGCGGGGATCTCGCGGCGGATGATCCGGGCGAAGAGGGTGTCGTCGGTCATGGGGTGCTTCCTCGTGCGGGTGCGGTCAGTTCATTTCGCTGCGGCCGCCGAACGCATGCGCCAGCGTGCCGCGGTCCACGTATTCCAGCTCGCCTCCCAACGGCACGCCGTGGGCGAGCCTGCTCGGCCGCACACCCTGCTGGCGCGCGAGTTGCGCCAGATAGTGCGCGGTCGCTTCGCCTTCGACGGTCGGATTGGTGGCGATGATCAGTTCGGTCACCTCGCCCTGGGCCAGGCGTGCGGACAGTGCGTCCAGCCCCAGTTCGCGCGGACCTATGCCGTCCAGCGGCGACAGCCGCCCGTGCAGGACGAAGTAGAGGCCGCGGTAACCGGTCGCCTGTTCGATCGCCAGCCGGTCCGATGGCGACTCCACCACGCACAGCTGATGGCGGTCCCGGCTGCCGCTGGCGCACAGCGCGCAGACCTCGCTCTCGGTGAAGTCGCGGCAATGCGCGCAATGGCCGATATGGTCCAGCGCCTCCGCCAGCACGCCGGCCAGGCGCTTGCCGCCCTCCCGCTCGCGGTCGAGCAGGTGGTAGGCCATGCGCTGTGCGGTCTTCTGCCCGACACCGGGCAGGACGCGCAGCGACTCGATCAATTGTTCGAGGAGTGTGGACACGGGCGTGATTCTGGGCGGCCATGCGAGGGGGCGAACGGGGCAACCGCCACAGCGGTCTGCCATTCGCCCGCCCGTCACCGCACTCAGAACGGCAGCTTCATGCCCGGCGGCATCGGCATGCCGGCCGTGGCCGCGCCCATGCGCGCCTTGGATTCGGCGTCGACCTTGTTGGACGCATCGTTGAAGGCCGCCGCAATCAGGTCTTCCAGCATCTCGGCGTCGGACAGCAGCGAGGGGTCGAGGCGGACCTTGCGGCATTCCTTGGCGCCGGTCAGCGTCACGCTGACCATGCCGCCGCCGGCGTTGCCGGTGACCTCCAGCTTGGCCAGTTCTTCCTGGGCGCGCTGCAGGTTCTCCTGCATCTTCTGCGCCTGCTGCATCAGTTGGGCGATGTTTCCACGCATGTCGTGATCACTCTTCGTAAGGTCGGATGGAATCCGGGACGAGCCGGGCGCCATGCTGCTGCATCAGCTGCCGCACGTCCGGATGGTTCATGAAGGTTTCCTCGGCGACGTTCTGCTGCTCGTCGCGCTGGCGGTGGCTGCGCTGCTTGAGCGTCTCGCCTTCGGCCGCGGCGGCGAAGGCCAGCCGCGGCGCCACGCCATAGCGGCTGGCGATCGCATCGCGCAGTTCGCCCAGGGTGCGCTCGGAGCGGAGATAGTCGAAGCCGCTGTCCAGCGCCAGGGTCAGCGTCCCGTCCGCGTAACCGGCGAAGGCCACATTGTCGACCAGTTGCTTGCCCACGCCCTTCAGGCCGCAGGTCCCGGCGAAATGCAGCCAGGTTTCGGCGTCGGTGATGCCGATGCCGGCCGGCATCGTGGTCGACGCTGCGGGTGCGGGTGCGGGCGCAGGTGTGGGGGGCCCAACCCTCGCCGGCTCGGCGGGCGGCCACGGTGGCATGTCATCGACGGCGACGTGCGCA belongs to Pseudoxanthomonas sp. F37 and includes:
- a CDS encoding DUF3488 and transglutaminase-like domain-containing protein, which translates into the protein MPHADAAILPDRDSRLWTLASAALCLLALLVQLPTTLALGLGATGLVLTAASWRRPLPAFVRILLALAMLAAVLSVTGFRFGRDTGCALLAAMLAIKPGETRSLRDHRSLVGFALFAPFAAFLLDQGPLTMALGALGIGSALVALHRLADVEAHSVATGPDVVPRMALVGRLVLIGLPLVLAAFWLFPRFATPLWGVPERALSKPGLGEDMSPGGWLDLMADEDPALRAQFFGATPPPEQMYWRGPVMWNYDGRTWTQAPWLRGLPPARVQHGQRQWDYQLEVEPTDRRQLVALDLAVEAPEGAHLANDYGMTVRTPLSALTRWRMRASTPASFEATLPHLLRQQALQLPNGFDPRTRAMAAQWRREAGADDAALVRRALDWIRAEFAYTLESPLPGRNAVDEFLFDRKQGYCEHFSSAFVVLMRGAGVPARVVTGYTGGVYNRLGGYWVVRQMDAHAWAEVWLSGRGWVRVDPTAAVAPERIYDTLDDRIGEGVDAGRLTLEGFGSVSDWLRRGWNDLVLGFDAQRQARLLERLGGNGLGSRGLALLFGLFAVATLAWMAWFLARGERERDPLLRAWHRLDARYARLGLGREPHETAGDWARRVAARRPQGANLLFSLSRRFAAARYAPSKGDQRALIEDLRRHRP
- the recR gene encoding recombination mediator RecR, producing MSTLLEQLIESLRVLPGVGQKTAQRMAYHLLDREREGGKRLAGVLAEALDHIGHCAHCRDFTESEVCALCASGSRDRHQLCVVESPSDRLAIEQATGYRGLYFVLHGRLSPLDGIGPRELGLDALSARLAQGEVTELIIATNPTVEGEATAHYLAQLARQQGVRPSRLAHGVPLGGELEYVDRGTLAHAFGGRSEMN
- a CDS encoding AAA family ATPase → MLSEGLAEALKRAQAQVNALVLGKTHEVRLAFVALLSDGHLLIEDLPGLGKTTLAHALAATLGLGFQRVQFTSDLLPADVLGVSVYDAQARAFTFHPGPVFTNVLLADEINRAPPRTQSALLEAMAEHQVTLDGATHALPAPFFVIATQNPVDLSGTYPLPDSQLDRFLLRLALGYPSPASERELLAGSDRRVLIAQALPLLSADDVLALRAAVNDVHASDALIDYVQALLSRSRQHPGVRVGLSPRAGIALLRAARAYALLLGRSHVLPDDVQALFAAVAAHRLVPEAEAASAATLAKAILHAVPVD
- a CDS encoding histidine triad nucleotide-binding protein, with translation MTDDTLFARIIRREIPATIVYEDEEVLGFKDIAPQAPVHVLFIPKNEAIPTLDDLRQDQAHLIGKLALAAAEYARREGFAQDGYRIVMNCREHAGQTVFHIHLHLLAGAPLGRFGTSA
- a CDS encoding DUF58 domain-containing protein, whose protein sequence is MQASAARWLAQWARPRAVEVLPVRLDRRRVYVLPTRFGLFYAALVFTMALGALNYNNNPALLLALLLGATAMASLIFAHLQLSGLRVDAVSADPVFAGERLRVHVALSARDARRRNGLRLDALGAGTFVPPLPPEGSAVAELYLDTHQRGWHDIGRMRVSTTQPLGLARAWSWVWPSPLLVYPAPEVQGPPLPEGGRTGQHARLDPAGDDVHHLRGYRPGDAPRTIAWKPSARRDTLLVREYEQPVGIEVLLAWDALGALPYEQRIRRLAHWVEQAERADRRYRLALPGQPALGPSQGPAHRHLCLRALALMPHADAAR
- a CDS encoding YbaB/EbfC family nucleoid-associated protein, which translates into the protein MRGNIAQLMQQAQKMQENLQRAQEELAKLEVTGNAGGGMVSVTLTGAKECRKVRLDPSLLSDAEMLEDLIAAAFNDASNKVDAESKARMGAATAGMPMPPGMKLPF
- a CDS encoding Slp family lipoprotein, whose product is MNLRFAVLAAAAALLSACATAPKPLQGSFTQVNPRDAVATPQVGAPVRWGGRIISTTPGPNATCFQLVSRPLGATGRPLSSAPDATDGRFIACRAGFYDPAVFAEGREVTFIGKIEGYETARIGEYDYQLPRVAADVVYLWPEVREVEVRPYPYYDPFWGPRWGYWGWW